In Strigops habroptila isolate Jane chromosome 4, bStrHab1.2.pri, whole genome shotgun sequence, a single genomic region encodes these proteins:
- the DIO2 gene encoding type II iodothyronine deiodinase isoform X1 has product MGLLSVDLLITLQILPVFFSNCLFLALYDSVILLKHMVLFLSRSKSGRGEWRRMLTSEGLRCVWNSFLLDAYKQVKLGGEAPNSSVIHIAKGSDGSSSSWKSVGSKCGAKCHLLDFANSERPLVVNFGSATUPPFTSQLSAFSKLVEEFSGVADFLLVYIDEAHPSDGWAAPGISSSSFEVKKHRNQEDRCAAAHQLLEHFSLPPQCQVVADCMDNNANVAYGVSFERVCIVQRQKIAYLGGKGPFFYNLQEVRLWLEQNFSKRUNPLSTEAVSTDVSL; this is encoded by the exons ATGGGTCTGCTAAGTGTGGATTTGCTGATCACGCTTCAGATCTTGCCGGTCTTTTTCTCCAATTGCCTCTTCCTTGCTctctatgactctgtgattctcCTGAAGCACATGGTGCTATTTCTGAGCCGGTCCAAATCTGGGCGCGGTGAGTGGCGGAGGATGCTGACCTCGGAGGGGCTGCGCTGCGTTTGGAACAGCTTCCTCCTGGATGCCTACAAGCAG GTGAAACTGGGAGGAGAAGCCCCAAACTCCAGTGTAATCCACATAGCCAAGGGCAGCGATGGCAGCAGTAGCAGCTGGAAGAGTGTCGGTAGCAAGTGTGGAGCCAAATGCCACCTTCTGGATTTTGCCAACTCTGAGCGGCCACTTGTGGTCAACTTTGGTTCAGCTACCTGACCACCATTCACAAGCCAGCTGTCAGCCTTCAGCAAGCTGGTGGAGGAGTTCTCTGGTGTGGCTGACTTTCTGTTGGTCTACATCGATGAGGCTCATCCATCAGATGGCTGGGCTGCCCCTGGcatctcttcctcttcatttgAGGTTAAGAAACACAGGAACCAGGAAGACCGATGTGCAGCTGCTCATCAGCTCCTAGAGCACTTTTCCTTGCCACCTCAGTGCCAAGTAGTGGCTGACTGCATGGACAATAATGCCAATGTGGCCTATGGGGTTTCATTCGAGCGAGTATGCATTGTGCAGAGACAAAAAATCGCCTACCTGGGAGGCAAAGGCCCATTTTTCTACAATCTGCAGGAGGTTCGGCTTTGGCTGGaacaaaacttcagcaaaagatGAAATCCACTGTCTACAGAAGCTGTGTCAACAGATGTGTCCCTTTAA
- the DIO2 gene encoding type II iodothyronine deiodinase isoform X2: MGLLSVDLLITLQILPVFFSNCLFLALYDSVILLKHMVLFLSRSKSGRGEWRRMLTSEGLRCVWNSFLLDAYKQVKLGGEAPNSSVIHIAKGSDGSSSSWKSVGSKCGAKCHLLDFANSERPLVVNFGSATUPPFTSQLSAFSKLVEEFSGVADFLLVYIDEAHPSDGWAAPGISSSSFEVKKHRNQEDRCAAAHQLLEHFSLPPQCQVVADCMDNNANVAYGVSFERVCIVQRQKIAYLGGKGPFFYNLQEVRLWLEQNFSKR, translated from the exons ATGGGTCTGCTAAGTGTGGATTTGCTGATCACGCTTCAGATCTTGCCGGTCTTTTTCTCCAATTGCCTCTTCCTTGCTctctatgactctgtgattctcCTGAAGCACATGGTGCTATTTCTGAGCCGGTCCAAATCTGGGCGCGGTGAGTGGCGGAGGATGCTGACCTCGGAGGGGCTGCGCTGCGTTTGGAACAGCTTCCTCCTGGATGCCTACAAGCAG GTGAAACTGGGAGGAGAAGCCCCAAACTCCAGTGTAATCCACATAGCCAAGGGCAGCGATGGCAGCAGTAGCAGCTGGAAGAGTGTCGGTAGCAAGTGTGGAGCCAAATGCCACCTTCTGGATTTTGCCAACTCTGAGCGGCCACTTGTGGTCAACTTTGGTTCAGCTACCTGACCACCATTCACAAGCCAGCTGTCAGCCTTCAGCAAGCTGGTGGAGGAGTTCTCTGGTGTGGCTGACTTTCTGTTGGTCTACATCGATGAGGCTCATCCATCAGATGGCTGGGCTGCCCCTGGcatctcttcctcttcatttgAGGTTAAGAAACACAGGAACCAGGAAGACCGATGTGCAGCTGCTCATCAGCTCCTAGAGCACTTTTCCTTGCCACCTCAGTGCCAAGTAGTGGCTGACTGCATGGACAATAATGCCAATGTGGCCTATGGGGTTTCATTCGAGCGAGTATGCATTGTGCAGAGACAAAAAATCGCCTACCTGGGAGGCAAAGGCCCATTTTTCTACAATCTGCAGGAGGTTCGGCTTTGGCTGGaacaaaacttcagcaaaagatGA